In Paenibacillus kyungheensis, the following are encoded in one genomic region:
- the lysA gene encoding diaminopimelate decarboxylase: MYLHGTSQINDQGHLVIGGCDTVQLKKQYGTPLYIMDEHLIRSRCQEYMQAFEASGLTFQVAYASKAFCTMAMCRIVEEEGLSMDVVSEGELYTAMQAGFPVERIHFHGNNKTPDELEMALDAGIGCFVVDNFVELQVLNAIAASKNLIPNILLRVTPGVEAHTHEYISTGQEDSKFGFDVGNGTAYQAVKEAHQLQNVKLLGIHSHIGSQIFEVDGFQVAVERVAAFALEVQQQEGISFTVINLGGGFGIRYTAEDTPLQVADYVEAITTAVKEHFAKLEGTLPQIWVEPGRSIVGDAGTTLYTVGSNKDIPNVRKYVSVDGGMTDNPRLALYEAKYEAVIANRATDEETELVSVAGKCCESGDMLIWDIELASPVAGDLLAIACTGAYNYSMASNYNRIRRPAVVLVKDGKSDVIVERETLADITGNDVIPARLSKATITAS, translated from the coding sequence ATGTATTTACATGGAACAAGTCAAATAAATGATCAAGGTCATCTTGTGATCGGTGGTTGTGATACCGTTCAGTTAAAAAAACAATATGGTACACCTTTATATATTATGGATGAACATTTAATTCGTAGTCGTTGTCAGGAATATATGCAAGCTTTTGAAGCATCAGGATTAACTTTTCAAGTAGCTTATGCTAGCAAAGCTTTTTGTACGATGGCGATGTGCCGGATTGTAGAAGAAGAAGGATTGTCGATGGATGTGGTATCTGAGGGTGAATTATACACAGCGATGCAAGCTGGATTCCCTGTAGAACGGATACATTTTCATGGTAATAACAAAACACCTGATGAATTAGAGATGGCTTTAGATGCAGGAATTGGTTGCTTTGTAGTCGATAACTTTGTCGAACTGCAAGTATTAAATGCGATAGCCGCTTCCAAAAATCTGATTCCTAATATTTTGTTACGTGTAACGCCAGGGGTAGAAGCACATACCCATGAATATATTTCAACCGGTCAAGAAGATTCCAAATTTGGATTCGATGTAGGCAATGGAACAGCTTATCAAGCCGTTAAAGAAGCTCATCAATTGCAAAATGTCAAATTGCTTGGTATTCATTCTCATATCGGTTCACAGATTTTTGAAGTGGATGGTTTTCAAGTAGCTGTAGAGCGTGTTGCGGCTTTTGCGCTTGAAGTGCAGCAACAAGAAGGCATTTCATTTACGGTGATTAATCTGGGTGGAGGATTTGGTATTCGGTATACAGCCGAAGATACGCCATTACAAGTAGCTGATTATGTAGAAGCGATCACGACAGCGGTGAAAGAACACTTTGCCAAATTAGAAGGAACATTACCGCAAATCTGGGTAGAACCCGGTCGCAGTATTGTAGGCGATGCCGGAACGACATTATACACAGTAGGCTCGAACAAAGATATTCCTAATGTACGTAAATATGTATCAGTAGATGGCGGTATGACAGATAATCCGCGTCTCGCTCTATATGAAGCGAAATACGAAGCAGTGATTGCCAATCGAGCAACAGATGAAGAGACAGAACTGGTATCCGTAGCTGGTAAATGTTGCGAAAGTGGCGATATGTTGATCTGGGATATTGAACTTGCTTCTCCGGTAGCTGGCGATCTATTAGCTATAGCGTGCACAGGTGCATACAATTATTCAATGGCAAGCAATTACAATCGAATTCGTCGCCCGGCAGTGGTATTAGTCAAAGACGGCAAAAGTGATGTGATTGTAGAGCGGGAAACACTTGCAGATATTACAGGCAATGACGTTATTCCTGCACGCCTAAGCAAAGCTACGATTACCGCTTCATAA
- a CDS encoding M14 family zinc carboxypeptidase, whose product MKKIGYLMLTFILFVPTLLLQNVAEAANHTVVNPSVTYTYAAMTRHIQSLAQKYPDLIQYKSIGKTKYGRDIWAVGLGHGQATVFINGSHHAREWMTTTINMYMLEQYAIAYSANRPFEGYNTRQILDRTTIWFVPMVNPDGVTLQQQGTDAFPASVRQALVQMNGGSTNFKRWKANAQGIDPNRQYDAYWRTIEDNIPYPFWKNHKGTSAVQTAENQATTSFTYEIDPEIAVSYHSAGRILYWNFHTLPQNLSRDKRLANIFTSFTGYRQVRPNNNPSGGGYTDWFITTFGRPAFTPEIGIKTGETNLPLSAFNEEWQRNKKVGLWIAQEGYSLWLKKNPTTPASPTTPTQPPANPLRRSLNVTLDGVNVKKEIPAFVQNKVAYISYKPLLTLYGFAFFWDQANQKITATSSASGTATFTLNQTAAEINGVSSALQGAPINVDGTVYVPISLISQLTGIAMTMNEKGDTVILTSPDTTIPSPAAEIITEDANPSSTPIPEPSPTEQPTVAPDPDAGES is encoded by the coding sequence TTGAAAAAGATTGGATACCTTATGCTTACATTTATACTATTTGTACCGACTCTACTATTGCAGAATGTAGCAGAAGCGGCAAATCATACGGTGGTTAACCCGTCTGTCACCTATACATATGCAGCGATGACCCGCCATATTCAATCGTTAGCTCAGAAGTATCCTGATCTGATCCAGTACAAATCGATAGGTAAAACCAAATATGGTCGTGATATATGGGCAGTAGGACTGGGTCATGGACAAGCTACTGTATTTATCAATGGTTCTCATCATGCCCGCGAATGGATGACGACTACAATCAATATGTATATGTTAGAACAATATGCGATAGCGTATAGCGCCAATCGTCCATTTGAAGGATATAATACACGTCAGATTTTAGACCGGACAACGATCTGGTTCGTCCCAATGGTCAATCCAGATGGAGTAACATTACAACAGCAAGGAACCGATGCTTTTCCAGCTTCAGTTCGGCAAGCGTTAGTACAAATGAATGGCGGAAGCACCAACTTTAAACGCTGGAAAGCTAATGCTCAAGGTATCGACCCGAATCGCCAGTATGATGCTTATTGGCGCACGATAGAAGATAATATTCCATATCCATTCTGGAAAAACCATAAAGGAACATCTGCTGTTCAGACTGCTGAAAATCAAGCGACCACTTCATTTACATACGAAATCGATCCTGAGATCGCTGTTTCGTATCATTCTGCAGGACGTATTCTGTATTGGAATTTCCATACCCTTCCACAAAATCTCAGTCGTGATAAACGATTAGCGAACATCTTCACAAGCTTTACCGGATATCGACAGGTGCGTCCGAACAACAACCCTTCTGGTGGCGGATATACGGATTGGTTTATCACTACCTTTGGCAGACCTGCGTTTACACCGGAGATCGGAATCAAAACAGGCGAGACCAATTTGCCTTTATCTGCTTTCAACGAAGAATGGCAACGAAATAAAAAAGTCGGACTATGGATTGCTCAAGAAGGATATTCACTCTGGTTGAAAAAGAATCCAACTACACCTGCTTCACCGACAACACCAACACAGCCACCAGCTAATCCATTACGTCGATCTTTAAATGTCACTTTAGATGGTGTAAATGTGAAAAAAGAAATCCCTGCTTTTGTCCAAAACAAAGTTGCTTATATTTCTTATAAACCATTACTCACACTGTACGGATTCGCTTTTTTCTGGGATCAAGCTAACCAGAAGATTACAGCAACATCCAGCGCTTCCGGGACAGCCACATTTACACTAAACCAAACAGCCGCTGAAATTAACGGCGTATCGTCCGCACTTCAAGGCGCACCCATAAATGTAGATGGAACCGTATATGTACCTATTTCATTGATTAGTCAATTGACAGGAATAGCAATGACTATGAATGAAAAAGGAGACACTGTAATACTAACCAGTCCAGACACAACTATTCCGTCACCAGCAGCAGAAATCATAACAGAAGATGCTAACCCTTCTTCAACGCCTATACCAGAGCCATCACCTACAGAACAACCCACTGTAGCCCCCGACCCTGATGCAGGCGAATCCTAA
- a CDS encoding purine-nucleoside phosphorylase — protein sequence MTTITQATIQEAAAYIRSQSDIKPEIGLILGSGLGILADLIEDSVAIDYHHIPHFPVSTVEGHEGELLLGTIQGRPVVMMKGRFHMYEGYGPEVTAFPVRVMKELGISTLLVTNAAGGVNTSYEPGDLMVLSDHLNMTGRNPLIGPNDSALGVRFPDMSEAYSRRLRAVFKETAAQQGLKVQEGVYAGLLGPTYETPAEIVMLRTLGADAVGMSTVSETIVARHAGIEVLGISCITNMAAGILDQPLSHDEVMETADRVRDQFLKLVLAIIPQM from the coding sequence ATGACAACTATTACACAAGCAACGATTCAAGAAGCAGCTGCTTATATTCGTAGTCAAAGTGATATCAAACCAGAAATCGGATTGATTTTGGGTTCAGGCTTAGGTATTTTAGCAGATTTGATCGAAGATAGCGTAGCGATTGATTATCATCATATTCCACATTTCCCTGTATCGACAGTAGAAGGTCATGAAGGCGAATTGTTACTAGGTACGATTCAAGGTCGCCCTGTAGTGATGATGAAAGGTCGCTTCCATATGTATGAAGGATACGGCCCGGAAGTAACAGCATTCCCTGTACGTGTTATGAAGGAATTGGGAATCTCTACATTGCTGGTTACCAATGCAGCGGGTGGCGTAAATACTTCTTACGAGCCAGGAGATCTGATGGTACTGAGCGATCATTTGAATATGACAGGTCGTAACCCATTGATCGGACCGAACGATTCTGCACTAGGTGTACGTTTCCCTGATATGTCTGAAGCGTATAGCCGTCGTCTACGTGCGGTATTCAAAGAAACAGCAGCACAACAAGGCTTGAAAGTTCAAGAGGGTGTGTATGCTGGATTGCTTGGTCCAACGTACGAAACGCCTGCTGAGATCGTGATGTTGCGTACATTAGGTGCAGATGCTGTAGGAATGTCTACGGTGTCAGAAACGATTGTAGCGCGTCATGCAGGGATCGAAGTATTAGGTATTTCTTGTATTACGAATATGGCAGCAGGTATTTTGGATCAACCGTTATCTCATGATGAAGTAATGGAGACAGCTGATCGTGTACGTGATCAGTTCTTGAAATTGGTATTGGCGATTATTCCTCAAATGTAA
- a CDS encoding phosphopentomutase, whose protein sequence is MTQSDTRFKRISVIVMDSVGIGELPDASKFGDKGAHTLGHILEQVPDIKIPHLQQLGLANITSLSPLEPVEQPQAYYGKMAQTSIGKDTMTGHWEMMGLQISSPFNTYPHGFPQDLITELEKLTGRRVIGNKSGAGLDMIEQYGEEQMKSGAWIIYTSADSVMQIAAHEDIIPLNKLYEACKIARQLTMSPEHSVGRIIARPYRGEPGQFVRTANRRDFAVNPPEPTILNTLQNFGYDIISVGKINDIFSGHGITATHPTKGNENGIQVTTNLLRQDFNGLLFTNLIDFDSLYGHRRDPQGYARALEQFDQALPDMLSAIGEQDLLIITADHGNDPVHKGTDHTREYVPLLVYSPSLQPGTDLGIRATYSDIGATIADNFRTGGPLHGESFLDKLK, encoded by the coding sequence ATGACACAATCAGACACACGGTTTAAACGTATTAGCGTTATTGTAATGGATAGTGTAGGTATCGGTGAATTACCTGACGCATCGAAATTCGGTGATAAAGGTGCACATACATTAGGTCACATTTTGGAACAAGTTCCAGATATTAAGATCCCTCATTTGCAACAATTGGGACTCGCAAATATTACGTCTTTATCACCATTGGAACCGGTAGAACAACCACAAGCGTATTATGGCAAAATGGCACAAACGTCGATCGGCAAAGATACGATGACCGGTCATTGGGAAATGATGGGCTTGCAGATTAGCTCTCCATTTAATACGTATCCACATGGGTTCCCTCAGGATCTAATCACTGAACTCGAAAAGCTTACCGGTAGACGTGTAATCGGTAACAAATCAGGTGCAGGGTTAGATATGATCGAACAATATGGCGAAGAACAGATGAAAAGTGGAGCATGGATCATTTATACTTCTGCCGACAGTGTGATGCAGATAGCGGCTCATGAAGATATTATTCCACTAAATAAATTGTATGAAGCTTGCAAAATTGCACGTCAACTGACCATGTCGCCTGAACATTCTGTTGGACGTATTATTGCCCGTCCTTATCGCGGGGAACCTGGACAATTTGTGCGTACCGCCAATCGTCGTGATTTTGCGGTGAATCCACCAGAACCTACTATATTGAATACACTGCAGAACTTTGGTTATGATATTATTTCAGTCGGCAAAATCAACGATATTTTCTCAGGTCACGGCATCACAGCAACCCATCCGACCAAAGGAAATGAAAATGGGATTCAAGTGACAACCAACTTGTTGCGACAGGACTTTAACGGATTGTTATTTACCAATCTGATTGATTTTGATTCGTTATACGGACATCGTCGTGATCCGCAAGGGTACGCTAGAGCATTAGAACAATTCGATCAAGCTTTGCCTGATATGTTATCTGCTATAGGTGAACAAGATTTGCTGATTATTACCGCAGACCATGGTAATGATCCGGTGCACAAAGGAACCGATCATACACGCGAGTATGTACCTTTGTTAGTCTATAGTCCATCTCTTCAGCCGGGTACGGATCTAGGCATTCGGGCTACGTATAGTGATATTGGTGCCACGATTGCAGATAATTTTAGAACAGGTGGTCCATTGCATGGAGAAAGCTTTTTAGATAAATTAAAATAA
- the xerD gene encoding site-specific tyrosine recombinase XerD, with amino-acid sequence MNEYLQTFIRYLAEEKALSRNTLESYQRDLNQFLEFAKQRDLQTPDQIRKTHIALFLGEMRQMGRASSTITRMTVSIRSFCHHLVREGIIQQDPSVHMEAPKAEKRLPNVMTIEQVGHLIDAPDRQSPQGRRDRAMLEMLYATGIRVSELISVNVDDVRLDLKFLRCANNAGKERIIPITGVTAKRVGEYIEQGRQQLIRNHPEELALFVNQLGTRLTRQGFWKIIKKYAREAGIEADITPHTLRHSFATHLLESGADLRSVQEMLGHADISTTQIYTQVSKKNMKDVYEAHHPRANVT; translated from the coding sequence ATGAATGAATATTTGCAGACGTTTATCCGCTATTTAGCCGAAGAAAAAGCACTATCTCGAAATACCCTAGAATCGTACCAACGTGATTTGAATCAATTTCTAGAATTTGCAAAACAGCGCGATTTACAAACGCCGGATCAAATTCGTAAAACACATATCGCTCTTTTTTTAGGAGAAATGAGACAAATGGGGAGAGCATCGTCCACGATTACGCGGATGACTGTTTCAATTCGTTCATTTTGTCATCATCTTGTAAGAGAAGGGATTATTCAGCAAGATCCTTCAGTACATATGGAAGCGCCCAAAGCAGAAAAGCGTCTACCGAATGTGATGACGATCGAACAAGTAGGACATTTAATCGATGCTCCTGACCGTCAGTCACCGCAAGGCAGACGTGATCGTGCCATGTTAGAAATGTTGTATGCTACAGGTATACGCGTTTCTGAATTAATATCGGTCAATGTCGATGATGTGCGTCTGGATTTGAAGTTTTTGCGCTGTGCGAATAATGCAGGCAAAGAACGGATTATTCCGATCACAGGTGTCACAGCGAAGCGTGTAGGTGAATATATAGAACAGGGTCGCCAGCAACTCATTCGTAATCATCCTGAAGAACTGGCACTCTTTGTGAATCAGCTTGGCACAAGACTTACACGACAAGGCTTTTGGAAAATTATCAAAAAGTATGCTCGTGAAGCTGGAATAGAAGCAGATATTACACCTCATACGTTGCGTCATTCTTTTGCGACTCATCTGTTGGAGAGCGGAGCCGACTTGCGTTCAGTACAAGAAATGTTAGGACATGCTGATATTTCGACGACTCAGATTTACACACAGGTATCCAAAAAGAATATGAAAGATGTGTATGAAGCTCACCATCCACGTGCCAATGTAACCTGA
- a CDS encoding Fur family transcriptional regulator yields the protein MEARIDKIKQQLQSKGYKLTPQREATVRVLLENEEDHLSAEDVFMLVKQKAPEIGLATVYRTLELLSELHVVEKINFGDGVARYDLRTDTSKHHHHHLICVQCGSMDEIREDWLGPLEERLDKEFDFTVLDHRLDFYGICYRCKDKNDSNQDEQPDN from the coding sequence ATGGAAGCACGGATCGATAAAATTAAACAACAATTGCAATCCAAAGGTTATAAATTAACGCCCCAGCGGGAAGCCACCGTTCGAGTGCTTCTTGAGAATGAAGAAGATCATCTAAGTGCAGAGGATGTCTTCATGTTAGTGAAGCAAAAAGCTCCCGAAATCGGTCTTGCCACTGTGTACCGTACCCTTGAACTTCTGAGTGAACTGCATGTCGTGGAAAAAATCAACTTCGGTGACGGTGTAGCGCGATATGATTTGCGTACCGACACCAGCAAGCACCATCATCATCATCTTATATGTGTGCAATGCGGAAGTATGGATGAGATCCGCGAAGATTGGCTAGGACCACTCGAAGAACGACTGGATAAAGAATTCGATTTTACGGTTCTGGACCATAGACTCGACTTTTACGGAATTTGCTACCGTTGCAAAGACAAAAACGATAGCAATCAAGACGAACAACCTGACAACTAA
- a CDS encoding endonuclease Q family protein: MASNQSDRQTKSVSELQSVYADLHIHIGRSEDGQPVKISGSRNLTFANIAKESSERKGIGLTGIIDCHSPGVQQDIRNYIASGEMVEVPGGGIRYQDTTILLGSEIEIREPGYHEAHVLVYFRDLATITDFSQWMSKHMKNVQLSSQRLYVSFHELQKQVKQRNGIFMPAHMFTPHKGIYGSTVARMSEVLDLNQIDGGELGLSADTTMSSYISELDRYPLLTNSDAHSLGKIGREYNIFAMREASFDEWVSVLRGEEGRHIVANYGLDPRLGKYHRTYCMNCNSIIDDASPAIERCPYCGSTKLTVGVMDRILQIADREQSIVDPKRPPYHYQVPLSFIPGLGPAKMNRLLAEFGTEMNILHQSSTQQLTDIVGAEIALSIVQARSGELLLSSGGGGTYGKVMKK; this comes from the coding sequence TTGGCATCTAATCAAAGTGACAGGCAAACCAAGTCTGTGAGTGAATTGCAATCTGTCTACGCTGATCTTCATATTCATATCGGTAGGAGTGAAGATGGACAACCGGTGAAGATCAGTGGTAGCCGTAATCTGACTTTTGCTAATATCGCCAAAGAATCTTCAGAACGCAAAGGAATCGGATTAACTGGAATTATCGATTGTCATTCTCCCGGTGTACAGCAAGATATCCGCAACTATATCGCTAGCGGTGAAATGGTCGAAGTGCCCGGTGGAGGGATTCGTTATCAGGATACAACCATTCTACTGGGTTCAGAGATTGAGATACGTGAACCTGGTTATCATGAAGCCCATGTACTGGTCTATTTTCGTGATCTAGCGACGATCACTGACTTTAGTCAATGGATGAGCAAGCATATGAAAAATGTCCAACTAAGTTCACAGCGTCTGTATGTATCGTTTCACGAATTACAGAAGCAAGTGAAACAACGTAACGGCATTTTTATGCCTGCTCATATGTTTACTCCGCATAAAGGAATCTACGGAAGTACAGTAGCACGTATGAGTGAAGTGTTAGATTTGAATCAGATAGATGGTGGAGAACTGGGGTTAAGTGCCGACACTACGATGTCTAGTTATATTAGTGAACTTGATCGCTATCCGCTACTGACTAACTCAGATGCGCATTCACTTGGCAAAATTGGACGGGAATACAATATTTTTGCGATGCGTGAAGCAAGTTTTGATGAATGGGTATCGGTATTACGCGGAGAAGAAGGACGTCATATTGTTGCGAATTATGGACTAGATCCTAGACTTGGCAAATACCATCGTACGTACTGTATGAACTGTAATAGCATTATTGATGATGCTTCACCGGCTATTGAGCGTTGCCCTTATTGTGGTAGTACCAAATTAACAGTAGGTGTGATGGATCGGATTCTTCAGATTGCAGATCGAGAACAATCGATTGTTGATCCTAAGCGTCCTCCATATCATTATCAGGTGCCCCTTTCATTTATTCCGGGCTTAGGACCTGCGAAGATGAATCGATTGCTGGCTGAATTTGGGACAGAGATGAATATATTGCACCAGAGTTCGACTCAACAACTCACCGATATTGTAGGTGCTGAAATAGCTTTGTCGATTGTTCAAGCGCGCAGTGGCGAACTGCTGTTAAGCTCCGGTGGTGGCGGAACATATGGCAAAGTCATGAAGAAGTAA
- a CDS encoding NUDIX hydrolase, whose amino-acid sequence MTANKALDEITLSTESIFEGKVISLQVDTVQLPNGNTSKREIVRHPGAVAVLAIHNDRMLVVEQYRQALGRTEVEIPAGKLEKGEQPEEAIKRELAEETGYRCDQVTLLNSFYTSPGFADEIIHLYLAENLEAGELNPDDDEFLEVTEITLEEAYEQIRDGRISDAKTIMAVQAWHLIKVTGKPSL is encoded by the coding sequence ATGACAGCGAACAAAGCATTAGACGAAATTACACTGTCCACCGAATCTATCTTTGAAGGGAAAGTAATCTCTTTACAAGTGGATACTGTACAACTTCCCAATGGTAATACCAGTAAGCGCGAGATTGTTCGTCATCCGGGAGCAGTAGCTGTATTGGCAATTCACAATGATCGTATGTTAGTCGTAGAGCAATATCGTCAAGCATTAGGTCGGACAGAAGTGGAAATTCCTGCTGGTAAATTGGAAAAAGGGGAACAACCTGAAGAAGCGATCAAGCGTGAACTGGCAGAAGAAACAGGCTATCGTTGTGATCAAGTGACCTTGCTGAACTCCTTTTATACATCACCAGGATTTGCAGATGAGATCATTCATTTATACCTTGCTGAAAATCTAGAAGCAGGTGAGCTCAATCCAGATGACGATGAATTTCTGGAAGTGACAGAGATTACACTGGAAGAAGCATATGAACAGATTCGTGACGGACGTATTAGCGATGCGAAGACGATTATGGCGGTACAAGCTTGGCATCTAATCAAAGTGACAGGCAAACCAAGTCTGTGA
- a CDS encoding M20/M25/M40 family metallo-hydrolase has protein sequence MISESRLIEEFKELVQIDSETKQERAIADHLTEKLIALGFTVIEDESAAKTGHAAGNLIATLPANTDKAIPKLFFTSHMDTVKPGIGIVPVIDEAGYITSSTDTILGADDKAGIAALFEMIRVLKEQQIEHGQIQLIITAGEESGLMGARSMDSSLVDADFGYALDSNGTVGTIAVAAPTQARIVMEIFGKSAHAGVNPEDGISAIQVAGKAISRMKLGRIDHETTANIGKFEGGEATNVICDYARLEAEARSLVHEKVEAQLAAMKQSLESTCADFGATGKFQSVIVYPGFKFTEDDAVVQLAQRAASKLGVPNDIFHTGGGSDANIFNSFGIPTANLAVGYEFIHTTDERIHKDELIRAAHLVTEIVRETAQLTEWK, from the coding sequence GTGATATCTGAATCTCGTTTAATAGAAGAATTTAAAGAGCTTGTCCAAATTGATAGTGAAACCAAACAAGAACGTGCAATAGCCGATCATTTGACTGAAAAGCTAATCGCTCTTGGATTCACGGTGATTGAAGACGAATCTGCTGCTAAGACCGGTCATGCGGCAGGGAATTTGATTGCGACATTGCCTGCTAATACAGACAAAGCAATTCCTAAATTATTTTTCACTTCTCATATGGATACAGTCAAGCCGGGTATTGGTATCGTACCGGTTATCGATGAAGCTGGTTATATTACAAGTTCTACCGATACGATTCTAGGTGCAGATGACAAAGCAGGCATCGCTGCTCTTTTTGAAATGATTCGTGTATTAAAAGAACAACAAATCGAGCATGGGCAGATTCAACTGATTATTACTGCGGGTGAAGAATCAGGTCTGATGGGTGCACGTTCAATGGATTCATCTTTGGTCGATGCTGACTTTGGCTATGCGCTTGATTCCAATGGAACAGTAGGTACAATTGCTGTGGCTGCACCTACTCAAGCACGCATCGTTATGGAGATTTTCGGCAAGTCTGCTCATGCAGGGGTAAATCCTGAAGATGGCATCAGTGCGATTCAAGTGGCTGGCAAAGCAATCTCACGAATGAAATTAGGACGGATTGACCATGAGACTACTGCGAATATTGGTAAATTTGAAGGCGGCGAAGCAACCAATGTAATCTGTGATTATGCACGCTTGGAAGCAGAAGCACGCAGTCTTGTACATGAAAAAGTAGAAGCGCAATTAGCGGCTATGAAGCAATCTCTAGAGAGCACATGTGCTGATTTTGGAGCGACCGGTAAATTTCAAAGTGTTATCGTCTATCCAGGGTTCAAATTTACAGAAGATGATGCAGTAGTACAACTGGCGCAACGTGCAGCGAGCAAGCTAGGCGTACCTAACGATATTTTCCATACAGGCGGCGGTAGTGACGCGAATATTTTCAATAGCTTTGGGATTCCGACAGCGAATCTAGCGGTAGGCTACGAATTTATTCATACAACAGATGAGCGTATTCACAAAGACGAATTGATTCGTGCAGCCCATCTAGTAACAGAAATTGTACGTGAGACTGCTCAATTAACAGAGTGGAAATAA
- the prli42 gene encoding stressosome-associated protein Prli42 produces MEKKKWFKVFIYIMLIAMVGSTLLMVIQPFL; encoded by the coding sequence ATGGAAAAGAAAAAATGGTTCAAAGTCTTTATTTATATCATGTTGATTGCAATGGTCGGTTCTACTCTACTGATGGTCATTCAACCGTTTTTATAA
- the lipB gene encoding lipoyl(octanoyl) transferase LipB — protein MSKFIQVSYTPSMDYAQAWEKQKEIVRGIDAGEQEEHLLLLQHPPTYTIGSQRHPEHLLWNEQELAERGITLFQIDRGGDITYHGPGQLVGYPILLLDAAKGIDPHRYLRTLEQVIIDYLAEQGIEAGRKEEYTGVWIGDLKIAAIGIKFNKCRHRKGFITSHGFAFNISSGIQNEGFSGIVPCGIEQYGVTSLEDITGRTFTVEQVAQEILPHFMRHFEYAQPDEPLSL, from the coding sequence ATGAGTAAATTCATTCAAGTCTCCTATACGCCCTCGATGGATTACGCGCAAGCGTGGGAGAAGCAGAAGGAGATTGTTCGCGGGATTGATGCCGGTGAGCAAGAGGAACACCTTCTGCTTCTTCAGCATCCACCGACGTATACTATCGGTTCTCAGCGTCATCCAGAACATTTGTTATGGAATGAACAAGAGCTGGCAGAGCGAGGCATTACACTGTTTCAGATTGATCGAGGCGGTGATATTACATACCATGGCCCAGGACAGTTAGTCGGTTACCCGATTCTGTTACTGGATGCCGCCAAAGGCATCGATCCTCATCGATATTTAAGAACACTGGAACAAGTTATTATTGATTATTTAGCAGAGCAGGGTATTGAAGCTGGACGCAAAGAAGAATACACCGGCGTATGGATCGGTGATCTCAAAATCGCTGCGATAGGCATTAAATTTAATAAATGTCGTCATCGTAAAGGGTTTATTACCAGTCATGGATTTGCGTTTAATATTTCTTCGGGGATTCAAAATGAAGGGTTTAGCGGTATAGTTCCATGTGGCATCGAGCAATATGGAGTGACTTCGCTGGAGGATATCACCGGCCGTACATTTACAGTTGAGCAAGTGGCCCAGGAGATTTTGCCACATTTTATGCGCCATTTTGAGTATGCACAGCCGGACGAACCATTATCCTTATAA